The Nitrospira tepida genome includes a window with the following:
- a CDS encoding aminotransferase class IV, whose product MWIFLNDRFVRKEDALISVFDHGFLYGDGIYETLRSYGPHIFLLREHLRRLYRSADLIGLTIPLEEGAWLPILSEAMQRNHVGQAGRDAYLRITVSRGPGDIGLDPALCQAPTIVVLAKPLTRPADHLYQTGVDLVTATIRRNHPSALSPQIKSLNFLNNILAKRDAITAKAFDAIMLNPAGELAECTTSNLFLVRQGRLLTPSIDCGILDGLTRNLVLELARRDSIQSEEGHFLPALLREAEECFITNTSSEILPVRSVDGAHLPSRPPGPLTSRLQRLFHTHVAALT is encoded by the coding sequence ATGTGGATTTTCCTGAATGACCGATTCGTGCGGAAGGAAGACGCGCTCATCTCGGTGTTCGACCATGGCTTCCTCTATGGCGACGGCATCTACGAAACGCTTCGCTCGTACGGTCCCCATATCTTTCTCCTGCGCGAACATCTCCGGCGTCTCTACCGTTCGGCGGACTTGATCGGGCTGACGATCCCGCTGGAGGAGGGGGCTTGGCTGCCGATCCTCTCCGAAGCCATGCAGCGGAACCACGTGGGACAGGCCGGACGGGACGCCTACCTCCGCATCACGGTTTCGCGCGGGCCGGGCGACATCGGACTCGATCCGGCGCTCTGCCAGGCGCCGACCATCGTCGTGTTGGCCAAGCCGCTGACGCGCCCGGCCGACCACCTGTATCAGACCGGCGTGGACCTGGTCACGGCGACGATTCGGCGCAACCATCCCTCCGCCCTGTCGCCGCAGATCAAATCGCTGAACTTTTTGAACAATATCCTGGCCAAACGCGACGCCATCACCGCAAAGGCCTTCGACGCAATCATGTTGAACCCGGCCGGAGAATTGGCCGAATGCACGACGAGCAATCTGTTTCTGGTTCGTCAGGGTCGGCTGCTGACTCCCTCGATCGACTGCGGCATTCTTGACGGACTCACGCGCAATCTCGTGCTCGAACTGGCGCGCCGGGACAGTATCCAGAGCGAGGAAGGGCATTTCCTTCCCGCCCTCCTTCGAGAGGCCGAGGAATGTTTCATCACCAATACGAGTTCCGAAATCCTGCCCGTTCGATCCGTCGACGGCGCTCACCTGCCTTCACGTCCCCCCGGCCCCCTCACCAGCCGCCTACAGCGGCTCTTCCACACCCATGTTGCGGCCTTGACGTGA
- a CDS encoding anthranilate synthase component I family protein produces MSNQRDTIILPTRAGFLSGAPQPLVLTCPLPAADPYRLYRRIARKGEPSFLLESGAPTTPAARYSFFGSSPSHLLRGKNGTAEVIGSDRRTCAVTTPLAALSSLLSQPTLTVPEDLPPFAGGAVGYLGYDLVRQYEPLPDQALNDWNLPDIQLGLFDLTAAIDHHQQTLHVIFAPSWDRFAGEDRDKLFAEGLDRVEALHACLVGPTAKGSQTHPEARIERLLGPAVPGQSVDDYVERVERCQEYIRAGDIYQANLSHRFHFALGSSTRSPSRHHDVGRAIYERLRVVNPSPFSALLSFGDLTLVSCSPERLIQVHGQTVTTRPIAGTRPRSGDPTHDERLRQELLANAKERAEHTMLVDLERNDLGRVCRCGSVRVNEFMTVEEYSHVRHLVSNVTGMLRPGIPRLDLIKSVFPGGTITGVPKIRCMQIIEELEPVRRGPYTGSLGYFSRTGAIDLNIVIRTMVLTEQSAYLQVGAGIVADSEPSREYQETLDKAQAFFTALHKV; encoded by the coding sequence ATGAGCAACCAACGAGACACGATCATCCTCCCAACCAGAGCCGGCTTTCTGTCGGGCGCGCCTCAGCCGTTGGTGCTCACCTGTCCCCTTCCGGCGGCTGACCCCTACCGGCTGTACCGCCGGATCGCCCGGAAGGGAGAGCCGTCGTTTCTCCTCGAAAGCGGCGCCCCGACCACGCCGGCCGCCCGCTATTCGTTCTTCGGTTCCTCCCCCTCGCATCTGCTCCGTGGCAAGAACGGCACGGCCGAGGTAATCGGTTCCGATCGGAGGACCTGCGCCGTCACCACTCCCCTTGCAGCCCTGTCCTCTCTGCTGTCTCAACCGACGTTGACTGTGCCGGAGGATCTTCCTCCGTTCGCCGGAGGAGCGGTGGGCTATTTAGGCTACGATCTGGTTCGCCAATACGAACCGCTTCCCGATCAGGCCCTCAACGACTGGAACCTGCCGGACATCCAACTGGGATTGTTCGACCTCACGGCCGCCATCGACCATCACCAGCAGACGCTTCACGTGATCTTTGCACCGTCCTGGGATCGATTCGCCGGCGAGGATCGTGACAAGTTGTTTGCCGAAGGGCTGGACCGCGTGGAAGCCCTCCATGCCTGCCTTGTCGGCCCGACGGCGAAGGGTTCTCAAACCCATCCGGAAGCCCGGATCGAAAGGCTGCTCGGCCCTGCGGTTCCCGGACAATCCGTGGATGACTATGTCGAACGGGTGGAGCGCTGTCAGGAGTATATCCGGGCCGGAGACATCTACCAGGCGAACCTGTCTCATCGGTTCCACTTCGCCCTGGGGTCCTCGACAAGATCACCGTCGCGCCACCATGACGTGGGGCGGGCGATCTATGAACGACTGCGTGTCGTGAATCCGTCGCCGTTTTCCGCGTTGCTGAGCTTCGGAGACCTCACCCTGGTGAGCTGCTCGCCCGAACGTCTGATCCAAGTCCATGGCCAGACCGTGACAACCAGACCCATCGCCGGCACCAGGCCGCGAAGCGGCGACCCCACCCATGACGAACGCCTCCGGCAAGAATTGCTGGCCAACGCCAAAGAGCGCGCCGAACACACCATGTTGGTGGATCTCGAGCGAAACGACCTGGGACGGGTTTGCCGCTGCGGCTCCGTCCGGGTCAACGAGTTCATGACTGTCGAGGAATATTCCCATGTGCGCCATCTGGTTTCGAACGTCACAGGCATGCTGAGACCGGGCATTCCGCGTCTGGACCTCATCAAATCCGTCTTTCCGGGGGGCACGATTACGGGCGTCCCCAAGATTCGCTGCATGCAGATCATCGAGGAGTTGGAACCGGTCCGGCGCGGTCCCTATACCGGATCGTTGGGCTACTTCAGCCGGACCGGGGCGATCGATTTGAACATCGTGATCCGCACCATGGTGCTGACGGAGCAGTCGGCCTACCTTCAGGTGGGCGCCGGGATTGTTGCGGATTCCGAGCCGTCCAGGGAGTACCAGGAGACGCTGGACAAGGCCCAGGCCTTTTTCACCGCCCTTCACAAGGTCTGA
- the nadB gene encoding L-aspartate oxidase produces the protein MTTEMHASRTEADFLVIGSGVAGLRAALEFGRTGRVLMVTKGRPFESSSIYAQGGVAVALSEEDDVAVHLRDTLKAGHGLCRKDAVRVLVEEGPARIHELIRWGAQFDKTGSQFAFAREAAHSRSRILRARGDATGNEMVRVLMAEAQRSPHIRSLDHFFTVDLVVVDGRCCGAVVLNELTGEKSVIPARAVVLATGGAGQVYARTTNPASATGDGMAMAFRAGALLEDMEFVQFHPTALYLPSSPPFLLSEAIRGEGGQLRNSTGELFMHRYHPDGALAPRDIVARAIWAEMAATRARHVYLDVTHLNPDFVKQRFPTIYATCLRYDIDMTEEWIPVSPSAHYMMGGVRTDLNGATTVPGLFAAGEVACSGVHGANRLASNSLLEGLVFGARAAKAALASARSPVSASSLPAIRDLEGSAQERLDDAEKLRSSLRRLMWGRVGIVRTGESLAKAVAQLTRWSKLVAKPLSTRAELEVKNLVQVAYCIGEAALWRENSIGAHYRADYPHAPKANAKLHSQVVGLNDEFSLGRSGSRTPAPVVALHRTRAGGRSRRRMEG, from the coding sequence ATGACGACAGAGATGCATGCTTCGCGAACAGAGGCCGATTTTCTCGTGATCGGCAGCGGCGTGGCCGGGCTTCGTGCCGCGCTTGAATTCGGCCGAACCGGCCGCGTGCTGATGGTGACCAAGGGCCGCCCGTTTGAGAGCAGCTCGATTTACGCGCAGGGCGGGGTCGCGGTGGCCTTGAGCGAGGAGGACGATGTCGCCGTCCATCTGCGCGATACGCTCAAAGCCGGCCACGGACTCTGCCGCAAGGATGCCGTTCGCGTGTTGGTCGAAGAGGGCCCGGCCCGCATTCACGAGTTGATTCGCTGGGGCGCGCAATTCGACAAGACCGGGAGCCAATTTGCCTTTGCGCGGGAAGCGGCCCACAGCCGCAGCCGGATTTTGCGTGCCCGCGGGGACGCGACCGGGAATGAAATGGTCCGCGTGCTCATGGCCGAAGCCCAGCGGTCTCCCCACATCCGATCGCTCGATCATTTTTTTACCGTGGATTTGGTGGTGGTTGACGGGCGCTGCTGCGGCGCCGTGGTCCTGAACGAATTGACCGGCGAAAAATCCGTCATCCCGGCCCGCGCCGTGGTGCTGGCCACCGGCGGCGCCGGACAGGTGTATGCGCGCACGACCAATCCCGCCAGCGCCACCGGAGACGGCATGGCCATGGCGTTTCGTGCCGGCGCCTTGCTGGAGGACATGGAGTTCGTGCAGTTTCATCCGACTGCCCTGTATCTGCCCTCCAGTCCGCCGTTCTTGCTCTCGGAAGCCATCCGGGGAGAGGGGGGCCAGTTGCGGAACAGCACCGGCGAACTGTTCATGCATCGCTATCATCCCGACGGCGCGTTGGCGCCGCGCGATATCGTGGCGCGGGCCATCTGGGCCGAGATGGCCGCCACTCGGGCGCGGCATGTCTACCTGGATGTCACGCACCTGAACCCGGATTTCGTCAAACAACGGTTCCCGACCATTTACGCCACCTGCTTGCGGTACGACATCGACATGACCGAGGAATGGATTCCCGTCTCGCCGAGCGCCCATTATATGATGGGTGGCGTGCGCACGGACCTGAACGGGGCGACGACCGTGCCGGGCCTGTTCGCGGCCGGCGAGGTGGCTTGTAGCGGCGTCCATGGAGCCAATCGACTGGCCAGCAATTCCTTGCTGGAAGGCCTGGTCTTTGGTGCCAGGGCCGCGAAGGCGGCCTTGGCCTCCGCCCGGTCTCCGGTTTCGGCCTCCTCTCTTCCTGCAATCCGGGATCTGGAGGGCTCGGCTCAGGAGCGGCTCGATGATGCTGAAAAATTGCGCAGCTCTCTCCGGCGGCTCATGTGGGGGCGTGTGGGTATAGTCCGAACGGGCGAGTCCTTGGCCAAGGCCGTCGCCCAGTTGACCCGCTGGTCCAAGTTGGTGGCGAAACCGTTGAGCACCAGGGCCGAGCTGGAGGTGAAAAATCTCGTCCAGGTGGCGTATTGCATTGGCGAGGCGGCGCTCTGGCGTGAAAACAGCATCGGGGCCCACTATCGGGCGGATTACCCCCATGCGCCGAAAGCCAATGCCAAACTCCATAGCCAGGTGGTCGGTTTGAACGACGAGTTTTCTCTAGGCAGAAGTGGGTCACGGACTCCCGCGCCGGTTGTCGCGTTGCATAGGACGCGCGCAGGAGGCAGGTCAAGGCGTCGGATGGAGGGGTGA
- a CDS encoding M16 family metallopeptidase has protein sequence MRPSRQKTGSRWSNQTRLATVLRSLLGLLALVTCWTAPALPAELRPVRFVMPNGLTVLFLEQHALPIVEAHALVRVGSAQDSPDKAGLANLVSSLLDEGTMTLTSAQIAEQIEFVGGSIGARATEDYTTATVRTLKKDVDLGLSLLADILQRPSFPKHEFERVRSELIGQVISEKDEPGTLAMKAFNQVVFTGHPYRWPVTGSEETLPKISHQDVLTFHSQHYFPNQTILSIVGDLSHDEAASLATKYFGAWKRGAASSPKLPKPHSLERAAVKLIDKELTQSSIVIGHVGVSRSNPDYYAVSVMNQILGSGGFGSRLMDNIRDKQGLAYGVMSLFDARLVPGPFYISLQTRTEATNQAIAGVLHELRAMREAPVSDQELADAKAYLMGSFALRLDTTSKLAQTLGLVEFHNLGLDYFTHYPQWIERVTKEDVLRVAKQYLDPQRVALIVVGDQGKAKVRLETKP, from the coding sequence ATGAGGCCGTCCCGGCAGAAGACAGGCTCGCGCTGGTCGAATCAAACGCGTCTCGCGACTGTCCTTCGATCCCTCCTGGGCCTGCTGGCGCTGGTCACCTGCTGGACGGCCCCGGCCCTGCCCGCCGAATTGCGTCCGGTTCGATTCGTCATGCCCAACGGCCTCACCGTCCTGTTTTTGGAACAACATGCCTTGCCGATCGTGGAGGCCCATGCGCTGGTTCGCGTCGGATCGGCCCAGGATTCGCCGGACAAGGCCGGCCTGGCCAATCTGGTGTCGAGTCTGCTCGACGAAGGCACGATGACCCTCACCAGCGCGCAGATCGCGGAACAGATCGAGTTCGTGGGCGGGTCGATCGGCGCCCGGGCCACGGAGGATTACACCACGGCCACGGTTCGGACCCTCAAGAAAGACGTGGATCTTGGGCTGTCGTTGCTTGCGGACATTCTCCAGCGGCCGTCGTTCCCCAAGCACGAGTTCGAACGCGTGCGAAGCGAGCTGATCGGGCAGGTGATCAGCGAGAAGGACGAGCCCGGCACCCTGGCGATGAAGGCGTTCAACCAGGTGGTGTTTACCGGCCATCCCTACCGCTGGCCGGTGACCGGCAGTGAAGAGACGCTGCCCAAGATCTCCCATCAGGATGTCCTGACATTCCACAGCCAGCACTATTTCCCCAACCAGACAATCCTCAGTATCGTGGGGGATCTTTCCCACGACGAAGCCGCCTCACTGGCCACGAAATATTTCGGGGCGTGGAAACGAGGCGCCGCGTCGAGTCCCAAATTGCCCAAACCCCATTCCCTGGAGCGGGCGGCCGTCAAACTCATCGACAAGGAATTGACCCAATCCAGCATTGTCATCGGGCATGTGGGGGTCAGCCGTTCCAATCCGGATTACTATGCGGTTTCGGTGATGAACCAGATCCTAGGATCGGGCGGCTTTGGGTCCCGGTTAATGGACAATATCCGGGACAAACAAGGGCTGGCTTATGGGGTCATGAGCCTCTTCGATGCCAGGCTGGTGCCGGGCCCCTTCTATATCAGCCTGCAAACCAGAACGGAAGCGACCAATCAAGCCATTGCCGGCGTCCTGCATGAGCTGCGGGCGATGCGCGAGGCCCCGGTGTCCGACCAGGAACTGGCCGATGCAAAGGCCTATCTCATGGGCAGCTTCGCCCTGCGGCTGGACACCACGTCGAAGCTGGCCCAGACGTTGGGGTTGGTGGAATTTCACAATCTCGGCCTTGATTATTTCACTCACTATCCGCAATGGATCGAGCGGGTCACCAAGGAGGACGTCCTGCGTGTCGCCAAACAATACCTCGATCCCCAACGCGTGGCCCTGATCGTCGTCGGCGATCAGGGCAAGGCCAAAGTCCGGTTGGAGACCAAGCCATGA
- a CDS encoding F0F1 ATP synthase subunit A, whose amino-acid sequence MEESPLHPFELHEIIPISLFGFDISINKAVIWMWIVVALVSILLIVAARSRSLVPSKLQSLAEVLVDFIRGIILDTIGPQGMKFFPFVATLFLFILFSNLLGLIPGSYTVTSQLIVTAVFALVVYGLSIVLGFVLHGGKFLGILVPPGTPGWLLPLMIPIELVSQLARPVSLAVRLFANMTAGHTILAVLFGLAISGGLLIGWLPFAFTIAMNALEVGIAFIQAYIFTVLTCVYLGDAVTLHGHGDEHAH is encoded by the coding sequence TTGGAAGAAAGTCCGCTCCATCCGTTTGAGCTGCACGAGATTATTCCGATCTCGCTGTTTGGATTCGATATTTCGATCAACAAGGCCGTGATCTGGATGTGGATCGTCGTGGCCTTGGTGTCGATCCTCCTGATCGTCGCGGCCAGATCCCGCAGCCTGGTGCCCTCCAAGCTCCAGAGCTTGGCCGAAGTGCTGGTCGATTTCATCCGGGGCATTATTCTGGATACGATCGGGCCTCAGGGAATGAAGTTCTTTCCCTTCGTCGCGACGCTGTTCCTGTTCATTCTCTTCAGCAATTTGTTGGGGCTGATCCCCGGCTCCTATACCGTCACCAGCCAGTTGATTGTGACGGCGGTCTTTGCGCTGGTGGTCTACGGCCTCAGCATCGTGCTGGGGTTTGTGCTCCACGGGGGGAAGTTTCTCGGCATTCTGGTTCCTCCGGGCACGCCCGGCTGGTTGCTGCCGTTGATGATCCCGATCGAACTGGTGAGCCAATTGGCGAGGCCCGTCTCGTTGGCGGTGCGCTTGTTCGCCAACATGACGGCCGGCCATACGATCCTCGCCGTATTATTTGGGTTGGCGATCAGCGGAGGGCTCTTGATCGGCTGGTTGCCGTTCGCATTCACGATCGCGATGAACGCGTTGGAGGTCGGCATCGCGTTCATTCAAGCCTACATTTTCACCGTGCTGACCTGTGTCTATCTGGGAGACGCCGTGACGCTCCACGGACATGGGGACGAGCATGCGCACTGA
- a CDS encoding lytic transglycosylase domain-containing protein codes for MARPDSQPILFALVCALGTFLSPFANPVSSEVYQYIDRHGVISLTNVPTDARYKRIDLTASSVAHAPIPEKKLDHAITRSARLHRLHPALVRAIIKAESDFDPRAVSQAGALGLMQLMPETAIQHHVRDAFDPEDNIAGGTKHLRYLLDRFHGNLPLALAAYNAGEHTVDRYQSLPPIDETRRYVQKVLRYYRRFLLAPSPLHPTP; via the coding sequence ATGGCTCGTCCAGATTCACAGCCGATCCTGTTCGCGCTCGTATGCGCGCTGGGAACCTTCCTATCGCCCTTCGCCAACCCAGTCTCGTCCGAGGTGTACCAGTACATCGATCGGCACGGGGTGATTTCGCTCACGAATGTCCCGACCGACGCCCGCTATAAGCGCATCGACTTGACCGCTTCCTCGGTCGCACATGCTCCAATCCCGGAGAAGAAACTCGACCACGCGATTACCAGGTCCGCACGCCTCCACAGACTCCATCCAGCCCTGGTCCGCGCCATCATCAAGGCGGAATCCGATTTCGATCCGCGCGCCGTCTCGCAGGCCGGCGCGCTTGGCTTGATGCAGCTCATGCCGGAGACGGCCATCCAGCACCATGTCCGCGACGCGTTTGACCCGGAGGACAATATTGCGGGTGGGACGAAACACCTGCGGTACCTGCTCGACCGGTTTCACGGAAATCTGCCGTTGGCCCTGGCGGCGTATAACGCCGGGGAACACACCGTGGATCGCTACCAGTCGCTGCCCCCGATCGATGAAACCAGGCGATATGTGCAGAAGGTGTTGCGGTACTATCGACGCTTCTTACTCGCGCCTTCACCCCTCCATCCGACGCCTTGA
- a CDS encoding HEAT repeat domain-containing protein: MKRSLIIAAAAVVAPALMLTVEMVEMMSGHVAGWAYRDYFTQEQKAQLSKIKTVAVDAVALTDKGPADAAPFKEILQRRMSELGYHVVKDTAQPHDVLVRAKCEQRKTWEGTTASGGDYDLPDAPSRIWKGPACQLTYVLGGMKIQWQKEVRTPFQDAVEAAKTANAGDPGDYAMAALRELLNQYEFPVLLAAEWGHDDRLLKILDTTGTNQRKLLVISLLGEMLSDEALPKLKEALKDKDLSKEAAVALGNIGRDGIPVLVEILKTSTQPELQAAAAKGLGQVGGLHGDPSVVPPLLEMLDAPGIDITVQTEIAWALGKMPDKRSIEPLYALDRKLQAIRTNDPKFKRLKEAVFWAIKQCDTWDQYS; the protein is encoded by the coding sequence ATGAAGAGGTCATTGATTATTGCCGCCGCAGCCGTTGTTGCTCCTGCCCTCATGTTGACGGTGGAAATGGTGGAAATGATGTCCGGCCATGTGGCGGGGTGGGCCTATCGAGACTATTTCACTCAGGAGCAGAAAGCCCAGCTTTCGAAGATCAAGACTGTTGCTGTGGATGCCGTTGCCCTCACTGACAAGGGGCCGGCTGATGCCGCTCCTTTCAAAGAGATTTTGCAACGGCGGATGTCCGAGCTTGGCTACCACGTCGTCAAAGATACGGCTCAACCTCACGACGTGCTTGTTCGGGCGAAATGCGAGCAACGGAAAACGTGGGAAGGCACCACCGCATCCGGCGGGGACTACGATCTTCCGGATGCTCCCTCTCGGATCTGGAAGGGGCCGGCATGTCAGTTAACTTATGTGCTCGGGGGCATGAAGATCCAATGGCAGAAAGAAGTCCGCACCCCCTTTCAGGATGCGGTCGAGGCGGCGAAAACCGCCAATGCCGGCGATCCTGGCGACTACGCGATGGCCGCGTTGAGAGAGTTGCTCAATCAATACGAGTTTCCTGTCCTGTTGGCCGCCGAATGGGGGCATGATGATCGCCTCCTGAAGATTTTGGATACCACCGGGACCAATCAGCGGAAACTGCTGGTCATCTCTCTGTTGGGTGAAATGTTGTCGGACGAAGCTCTGCCTAAGCTCAAGGAGGCCTTAAAGGATAAAGATCTCTCCAAGGAGGCGGCCGTGGCCTTGGGCAATATCGGGCGAGACGGCATTCCCGTGTTGGTGGAAATCCTCAAGACCTCGACTCAGCCGGAACTGCAGGCGGCGGCTGCGAAAGGGCTCGGGCAAGTGGGTGGGCTGCATGGGGATCCTTCGGTAGTGCCTCCTTTATTGGAGATGCTGGATGCGCCGGGAATTGACATCACCGTCCAGACTGAAATTGCGTGGGCGTTGGGCAAGATGCCGGACAAGCGGTCAATTGAGCCGCTATATGCGCTGGATCGAAAGCTTCAAGCCATCCGCACGAATGACCCCAAGTTCAAGAGGCTCAAGGAGGCCGTCTTTTGGGCGATCAAGCAGTGCGATACATGGGACCAGTACAGTTGA
- the atpE gene encoding ATP synthase F0 subunit C, translating into MDSAAAALLGMGLAAAGFAGAGVGIGYIFGKMIEAVARQPEAEGRVGKYMWIGFALVEAIALYGLVIAFIIMGLRK; encoded by the coding sequence ATGGATTCCGCAGCAGCAGCATTGTTGGGCATGGGGTTGGCCGCGGCCGGCTTTGCCGGGGCCGGCGTGGGGATCGGCTATATTTTCGGCAAGATGATCGAAGCGGTGGCGCGCCAGCCCGAGGCGGAAGGGCGGGTTGGCAAGTACATGTGGATCGGGTTCGCTTTGGTAGAAGCGATTGCCTTGTACGGGCTGGTCATTGCCTTCATCATCATGGGGCTCCGCAAGTAG
- a CDS encoding AtpZ/AtpI family protein → MPPSTDPFYAGLGQALRVGTEVLAALIVGGGLGWVADTYLFNTSPWGMVVGLVLGGAAGVRNAYRAAQRWPS, encoded by the coding sequence ATGCCTCCCTCGACGGATCCCTTCTATGCGGGCCTGGGTCAGGCGCTTCGCGTGGGAACCGAGGTGCTCGCCGCCTTGATCGTGGGCGGTGGACTCGGGTGGGTGGCCGATACCTACCTGTTCAACACGAGCCCCTGGGGCATGGTGGTCGGGTTGGTGCTGGGCGGCGCGGCTGGCGTGCGCAATGCGTACCGGGCCGCGCAACGGTGGCCGTCCTAG
- a CDS encoding AURKAIP1/COX24 domain-containing protein encodes MSSVLKKRRKKMRKHKYKKLRKKQKFLRRKG; translated from the coding sequence ATGTCGAGTGTGCTCAAGAAGCGTCGTAAGAAAATGCGGAAGCATAAATACAAGAAGCTTCGGAAGAAGCAGAAATTCTTGCGGCGGAAGGGCTAA
- a CDS encoding DUF6812 domain-containing protein, translating into MPEGKKVRIRVKTVNCTYVGDFLIPPMRNRVSDAINEEQRLFISLTDVLINDKDKADFVAINKNLIESIAQL; encoded by the coding sequence GTGCCTGAAGGGAAGAAGGTTCGTATTCGGGTCAAGACCGTGAATTGCACCTACGTCGGCGACTTTTTGATTCCTCCGATGCGCAATCGAGTCTCGGACGCCATCAATGAGGAACAGCGCCTGTTCATCAGCCTGACAGACGTCCTCATCAACGACAAGGACAAGGCCGACTTCGTGGCCATCAACAAAAACTTGATCGAGTCGATCGCGCAACTGTAA
- the atpF gene encoding F0F1 ATP synthase subunit B: MPQFESHFFSSLIFWEVVSFAILFWVLYKFAFPAILETLETRERKIRESLDQAERQRAEAERVLREYESKLSQASKEAEALLGQARERAQRLLEENEQRLTAEAERIKAESTREIEQARRQAVQEIRTHTTELALMVAEKLVERSLTDADHKRFADEALEAVARSQGKG, from the coding sequence ATGCCGCAATTTGAGAGCCACTTCTTCTCCTCGCTCATCTTCTGGGAGGTCGTCTCGTTCGCGATCCTCTTTTGGGTGCTCTACAAGTTTGCGTTTCCGGCCATTCTGGAGACGCTCGAAACGAGGGAACGCAAGATCAGGGAATCGCTCGATCAGGCTGAACGCCAGCGGGCGGAGGCGGAGCGGGTCCTGCGCGAGTACGAGAGCAAGCTGAGCCAGGCGTCCAAGGAAGCGGAAGCCCTGCTCGGTCAAGCAAGGGAACGCGCGCAGCGTCTGCTGGAAGAGAACGAACAGCGCCTGACCGCCGAAGCGGAACGCATCAAAGCCGAGTCCACGAGAGAAATCGAGCAGGCGCGGAGACAAGCGGTACAGGAAATCCGCACGCATACGACCGAACTGGCGCTGATGGTGGCGGAAAAGCTGGTGGAGCGGAGCTTGACCGACGCCGATCACAAACGGTTTGCGGATGAGGCGCTGGAGGCGGTGGCCCGCTCTCAGGGCAAGGGCTGA